In Pseudofrankia saprophytica, one genomic interval encodes:
- a CDS encoding ATP-binding protein, with protein MSTSINWPAWPRTNPAQLARYVVPDVVGRHARVPQRSGEAPLALLRETWRELADRNIGYAYEPDAPQAVDDEQPTAARVDVQVIRPPGEVLVAPGSGTCLDVALLLAAACLTAGLPAAVVLLTSVRRAGGAGHAVVAVAIDGAWPDGTPTSGVWETAPTGFADQVAHSLDGPPRPLVVLDPVGLTRSLGSSPILGTAATLEEAGVAGARYLTGGDWAWQAGIPVARRDDAYRPAALPDVLPLRGIYREPGTAESPLRLLRAEYQVTPFQSRDELTVLADYCDQVAAGDRLGFAVLHGVGGAGKTRLALELAARLRADGWYAGPLLDDLHDPASTSWLATVTAPLAVVVDYADARTTETNALLQTLAARQGPPTVVILTARSTDGGWLQKILGAQTASATPFRIEEFELPDTHPRPGDVYERTAAAMRATDPASPASPIPPLRRPSPGRRWTTLDLVLLGWAAAQGTGPLPTSHDDLYNEILDHERRYWTRAYTRINREREPEPDILDHAAACLTLLTPPPAGAASTLRAVPELDEDSRERRDVARALTTCFDPGPHQKLSLRPDPIGDHHLLIVLRKHPALLTRALPPPADRTGQADAEQQADLQRLLDALVVLTRAGQNDPDAAAAHIETLLRDGPDRWPVVLAAATSLGGPSRTALERLTVADDTPLDLDALSANIPLQPLGLWQLGQLVDDRRLAETPPDDPQRRADLLLLVSHRRVLAGDRLGALAAIDEGVAAYRQLADVNPSVYLPDLAGSLNNQAARRADVGDLAGALVVIDEAVTLRRQLAEANPAAYLPDLAGSLNNQGVWRADVGDLAGALVVIDEAVTLRRQLAEANPAAYLPDLATSLNNQSNRRAAVGDPAGALAAIDEAVVAYRQLGNVNPSVYLPGLATALNNQSNRRANVGNPAGALVVIDEAVTLRRQLAEANPAAYLPDLAMSLNNQAARRAAVGDSAGALVVIDEAVTLHRQLADVNRSVYLPDLAGSLNNQANLRADVGDLAGALIVIDEAVVAYRQLAEANPAAYLPSLATALNNQAARRAAVGDSAGALVVIDEAVTLHRQLAEANPAAYLPDLAGSLNNQSNRRAAVGDSAGALVVIDEAVTIRRRLAEANPAAYLPSLATALNSQAAWRAAVGDSAGALVVIDEAVTIHRQLAEANPAAYLPDLATSLNNQAARRAAVGDPPGALATIDEAVVAYRQLAEANPAAYLPDLATSLNNQSNRRAAVGDPAGALAAIDEAVVAYRQLAEANRSVYLPDLATSLNNQSNRRAAVGDPAGALIVIDEAVTLHRQLADVNRSVYLPDLAGSLNNQANLRAAVGDPPGALATIDEAVIAYRQLAEANPAAYLPDLAMSLNNQAVHRAEVGDRTGALVVIDEAVTIRRQLAEANPAAYLPDLATSLNNQASRRAEVGDRTGALVVIDEAVTIRRQLAEANPAAYLPDFAASLRCISDLCAAGASEALAGQNLWETAITKLTNPLAQGELRGHFAACAISQGDHRKALDLLRQAAVDVETDPADQPPYLVTRARTTVRAAAQQLPDAPANLPSWAISPLPDTDIDLVNAWQAATDWDQREAAITTYGAPFPRPTLPQTLDILDFLYPDRSVIDELRALLTAADDQGLSAVLADQRAQHDTLQTVSTWIGKDTWNESFKYLADHRDRLITNEVTHLLAQSDEPVARQHLAILLLSTRLQNQDVFTIVTDPSAAADHALDAIETGHLNQLALLLQANSNIARLPGTGLFLLTVLTLATGNTDQATTLARAAAATATPLQCRANAIRLRKLHETAVPSLNGDALQRVIAILADDVPNQPPAQENTTDTPNPRR; from the coding sequence ATGTCGACCTCGATTAACTGGCCCGCTTGGCCCCGCACCAACCCAGCCCAGCTGGCACGCTACGTCGTCCCCGACGTCGTCGGCCGCCATGCGCGAGTCCCGCAACGCTCCGGCGAGGCGCCGCTGGCTTTGCTCCGGGAGACCTGGCGCGAGCTGGCTGACCGGAACATCGGCTACGCCTACGAACCCGACGCCCCGCAGGCCGTGGACGACGAGCAGCCGACGGCGGCGCGGGTCGACGTCCAGGTCATCCGGCCACCGGGTGAAGTGCTGGTCGCGCCTGGCAGCGGGACCTGCCTGGACGTGGCGCTGCTGCTCGCCGCAGCCTGCCTGACCGCGGGCCTGCCCGCCGCCGTCGTGCTGCTCACCTCCGTCCGCCGGGCCGGCGGGGCAGGGCATGCGGTCGTCGCGGTAGCCATCGACGGCGCCTGGCCGGACGGCACGCCGACAAGTGGTGTGTGGGAGACAGCACCGACTGGCTTCGCCGACCAGGTTGCACACAGTCTCGACGGGCCGCCGAGGCCTCTGGTCGTGCTCGACCCGGTCGGGTTAACGCGCTCCCTGGGCAGCTCGCCGATCCTCGGTACCGCCGCGACCCTTGAGGAGGCCGGGGTTGCCGGGGCCCGCTATCTGACCGGCGGTGACTGGGCGTGGCAGGCCGGGATACCTGTGGCCCGTCGCGACGACGCCTATCGCCCGGCGGCGCTACCCGACGTGCTTCCGCTGCGGGGGATCTACCGGGAGCCGGGCACGGCCGAGTCGCCGCTGCGGTTGCTACGCGCCGAATATCAGGTCACCCCGTTCCAGTCCCGCGACGAACTGACCGTCCTGGCCGACTACTGCGATCAGGTCGCCGCCGGTGACCGGCTCGGCTTCGCGGTGCTCCACGGCGTCGGCGGCGCCGGGAAGACCCGGCTCGCTCTCGAGCTCGCCGCCCGGCTGCGCGCCGACGGCTGGTACGCCGGCCCGCTCCTCGACGACCTGCACGACCCAGCGTCGACGAGCTGGCTGGCGACCGTGACCGCCCCGCTGGCGGTCGTCGTCGACTACGCCGACGCCCGGACCACCGAAACCAATGCCCTGCTCCAAACACTCGCCGCCCGGCAAGGACCGCCCACCGTCGTCATCCTGACCGCCCGCTCTACTGACGGCGGCTGGCTGCAAAAGATCCTCGGCGCCCAGACCGCCAGCGCCACCCCCTTCCGCATCGAGGAGTTTGAGCTTCCCGACACCCATCCGCGGCCGGGGGACGTCTATGAGCGCACCGCCGCCGCCATGCGCGCCACCGACCCAGCATCACCAGCGAGCCCGATACCGCCGCTGCGGCGCCCGTCGCCGGGCCGGCGATGGACCACCCTCGACCTGGTCCTGCTCGGCTGGGCCGCCGCCCAAGGCACCGGACCGCTGCCGACCAGCCACGACGACCTCTACAACGAGATCCTCGACCACGAACGGCGCTACTGGACCCGCGCCTACACCCGCATCAACCGCGAGCGCGAACCCGAGCCGGACATCCTCGACCACGCCGCGGCCTGCCTGACCCTGCTGACCCCGCCCCCCGCTGGCGCGGCCAGCACTCTGCGCGCCGTACCGGAACTAGACGAGGACAGCCGTGAGCGCCGCGACGTTGCCCGCGCGCTGACGACCTGCTTCGACCCCGGCCCCCACCAGAAGTTGTCGCTACGCCCCGACCCCATAGGCGACCACCACCTCCTCATCGTCCTACGCAAACACCCCGCCCTACTCACCCGCGCGCTACCCCCACCAGCCGACAGGACAGGACAGGCCGACGCCGAGCAGCAGGCCGACCTGCAGCGGCTGCTCGACGCGCTCGTCGTGCTCACTCGCGCCGGCCAGAACGACCCCGACGCCGCCGCAGCCCACATCGAGACCTTGCTCCGCGACGGGCCGGACCGCTGGCCGGTCGTCCTCGCCGCCGCCACCTCCCTCGGGGGCCCCAGCCGCACAGCCCTCGAACGCCTCACCGTCGCGGACGATACCCCGCTGGACCTCGACGCCCTTTCCGCCAACATCCCGCTGCAGCCCCTTGGGCTCTGGCAACTCGGTCAGCTCGTCGACGACCGCAGGCTGGCCGAAACCCCACCCGACGACCCCCAGCGGCGCGCCGATCTCCTCCTCCTGGTGAGTCACCGCCGCGTCCTCGCCGGCGACCGGCTGGGAGCGCTGGCTGCGATCGACGAGGGCGTCGCCGCGTACCGCCAGCTCGCCGACGTCAACCCCTCCGTCTACCTCCCCGACCTCGCCGGCTCCCTGAACAACCAGGCGGCCCGGCGGGCGGATGTTGGTGACCTGGCGGGGGCACTGGTCGTGATCGACGAGGCTGTCACGCTCCGCCGCCAGCTCGCCGAGGCCAACCCCGCCGCCTACCTCCCCGACCTCGCCGGCTCCCTGAACAACCAGGGGGTTTGGCGGGCGGATGTTGGTGACCTGGCGGGGGCACTGGTCGTGATCGACGAGGCTGTCACGCTCCGCCGCCAGCTCGCCGAGGCCAACCCCGCCGCCTACCTTCCCGACCTCGCGACGTCTCTGAACAACCAGTCGAACCGACGGGCGGCGGTTGGGGACCCTGCGGGGGCACTGGCTGCGATCGACGAGGCTGTCGTCGCGTACCGCCAGCTCGGCAACGTCAACCCCTCCGTCTACCTCCCCGGCCTCGCCACTGCCCTGAACAACCAGTCGAACCGGCGGGCGAATGTCGGAAACCCTGCGGGGGCACTGGTCGTGATCGACGAGGCTGTCACGCTCCGCCGCCAGCTCGCCGAGGCCAACCCCGCCGCCTACCTCCCCGACCTCGCGATGTCCCTGAACAACCAGGCGGCCCGGCGGGCGGCGGTTGGGGACTCTGCGGGGGCACTGGTCGTGATCGACGAGGCTGTCACGCTCCACCGCCAGCTCGCCGACGTCAACCGCTCTGTCTACCTCCCCGACCTCGCGGGCTCCCTGAACAACCAGGCAAACCTGCGGGCGGATGTTGGTGACCTGGCGGGGGCACTGATCGTGATCGACGAGGCGGTCGTCGCATACCGCCAGCTCGCCGAGGCCAACCCCGCCGCCTACCTCCCCAGCCTCGCCACCGCCCTGAACAACCAGGCGGCCCGGCGGGCGGCGGTTGGGGACTCTGCGGGGGCACTGGTCGTGATCGACGAGGCTGTCACGCTCCATCGCCAGCTCGCCGAGGCCAACCCCGCCGCCTACCTCCCCGACCTCGCCGGCTCACTGAACAACCAGTCGAACCGGCGGGCGGCGGTTGGGGACTCTGCGGGGGCACTGGTCGTGATCGACGAGGCTGTCACGATCCGCCGCCGGCTCGCCGAGGCCAACCCCGCCGCCTACCTCCCCAGCCTCGCCACCGCCCTGAACAGCCAGGCGGCCTGGCGGGCGGCGGTTGGGGACTCTGCGGGGGCACTGGTCGTGATCGACGAGGCTGTCACGATCCATCGCCAGCTCGCCGAGGCCAACCCCGCCGCCTACCTCCCCGACCTCGCGACGTCCCTGAACAACCAAGCGGCCCGGCGGGCGGCGGTTGGGGACCCTCCGGGAGCACTCGCCACGATCGACGAGGCTGTCGTCGCGTACCGCCAGCTCGCCGAGGCCAACCCCGCCGCCTACCTCCCCGACCTCGCGACGTCCCTGAACAACCAGTCGAACCGGCGGGCGGCGGTTGGGGACCCTGCGGGGGCACTGGCTGCGATCGACGAGGCTGTCGTCGCGTACCGCCAGCTCGCCGAGGCCAACCGCTCCGTCTACCTCCCCGACCTCGCGACGTCCCTGAACAACCAGTCGAACCGGCGGGCGGCGGTTGGGGACCCTGCGGGGGCACTGATCGTGATCGACGAGGCTGTCACGCTCCACCGCCAGCTCGCCGACGTCAACCGCTCTGTCTACCTTCCCGACCTCGCTGGCTCCCTGAACAACCAGGCAAACCTGCGGGCGGCGGTTGGGGACCCTCCGGGAGCACTCGCCACGATCGACGAGGCTGTCATCGCGTACCGCCAGCTCGCCGAGGCCAACCCCGCTGCTTACCTCCCCGACCTCGCGATGTCCCTGAACAACCAAGCAGTCCATCGGGCGGAGGTCGGGGACCGGACAGGGGCACTGGTCGTGATCGACGAGGCTGTCACGATCCGCCGCCAGCTCGCCGAGGCCAACCCCGCCGCCTACCTCCCCGACCTCGCGACGTCCCTGAACAACCAAGCGAGCCGGCGGGCGGAGGTCGGGGACCGGACAGGGGCACTGGTCGTGATCGACGAGGCTGTCACGATCCGCCGCCAGCTCGCCGAGGCCAACCCCGCCGCCTACCTCCCGGACTTCGCTGCCTCCCTACGATGCATCTCCGACCTGTGCGCAGCTGGCGCCTCCGAAGCCCTGGCGGGACAAAACCTGTGGGAGACGGCCATCACCAAGCTGACCAATCCCCTGGCCCAAGGAGAACTCCGGGGCCATTTCGCCGCCTGCGCGATCAGCCAAGGCGACCACCGCAAGGCCCTGGACCTCCTGCGGCAGGCGGCCGTCGACGTCGAGACCGACCCAGCAGACCAGCCGCCCTACCTCGTCACCCGAGCCCGGACAACGGTCAGAGCCGCTGCACAGCAGCTCCCCGACGCTCCGGCCAACCTGCCCTCCTGGGCGATCAGCCCCCTCCCAGACACCGATATAGATCTGGTCAACGCGTGGCAAGCCGCCACCGACTGGGATCAGCGGGAAGCAGCCATCACCACCTACGGCGCACCGTTCCCACGGCCAACCCTGCCTCAGACCCTCGACATCCTCGACTTCCTCTACCCCGACAGATCTGTCATCGACGAGCTGAGGGCCCTGCTCACCGCCGCCGACGACCAGGGCCTATCCGCCGTACTCGCCGACCAGCGCGCCCAACACGACACCCTCCAGACCGTCAGCACCTGGATCGGCAAAGACACTTGGAACGAGTCCTTCAAGTACCTCGCCGACCACCGCGACCGACTCATCACCAATGAGGTCACGCACCTTCTCGCGCAGTCGGACGAGCCCGTCGCCCGCCAGCACCTGGCGATCCTGCTACTGAGTACCCGACTACAGAACCAGGACGTGTTCACGATCGTCACGGACCCCTCCGCCGCCGCCGACCACGCCCTCGATGCCATCGAAACAGGCCACCTCAACCAACTCGCTTTGCTGCTCCAAGCAAACTCGAACATCGCCCGGCTACCCGGAACAGGGCTGTTCCTCCTCACCGTACTGACACTCGCTACTGGCAACACCGACCAAGCCACAACCCTCGCCAGAGCCGCCGCAGCAACCGCCACCCCGTTACAGTGCCGGGCAAATGCGATCCGGCTCAGAAAACTCCACGAAACGGCCGTTCCCTCTCTGAACGGCGATGCCCTGCAGCGGGTTATCGCCATCCTGGCCGACGACGTTCCCAACCAGCCTCCTGCCCAGGAGAACACCACGGACACGCCGAACCCACGGCGGTAG